A single genomic interval of Spinacia oleracea cultivar Varoflay chromosome 6, BTI_SOV_V1, whole genome shotgun sequence harbors:
- the LOC110781898 gene encoding uncharacterized protein, producing MENSDHNNKEDHHSYSNSYSSNSTPEENQGLLFQSNKVNIIKVGSFDDDHGDGDEARVIDGDDEGFKTPTKREHRIAVDIRCPPPAPKKPKAQLMKRRRPSCRNLFHVTPEDIELLFPPHSVAVRERDTLLNIGSSIDPAAKVNNNNKPNYTTTSLMSLR from the coding sequence aTGGAAAATTCAGATCATAATAACAAAGAAGATCATCATTCATATTCAAATTCATATTCAAGTAATTCAACCCCAGAAGAAAATCAAGGTCTTTTATTTCAATCAAACAAGGTTAACATAATCAAGGTAGGATCTTTTGATGATGATCATGGCGATGGCGATGAAGCGAGGGTAATTGACGGTGATGATGAAGGGTTCAAGACTCCGACAAAGAGAGAACACCGTATTGCGGTAGACATCAGATGTCCCCCACCTGCACCAAAGAAACCTAAGGCGCAACTTATGAAACGACGTCGTCCTTCTTGCCGGAATCTGTTTCATGTTACTCCTGAGGATATTGAATTGCTATTTCCACCTCATTCTGTTGCTGTTAGAGAAAGAGACACGCTCTTGAATATTGGTAGTAGTATTGATCCGGCTGCCAAagtcaacaataataataagcctAATTACACCACTACTTCTCTTATGTCTCTTAGGTGA